The nucleotide window GTTGTTCTGGAGATACTCTACGGCCGTATTTAACCGATTTTCTAATAGCAGTGAAGGTTGTCCATTTTTTATACCTGCCCCTAAAACCAGCACATAGTCTACTTTTTGATTACTCTGATCGTTTGTATGATACAAAATTAATGACTCCATGATGAATAACATCGTAACGGACAAGATAATAAGCAGCTTTGTTCCATGACGAAACCATCTTTTTTGTAACCACATATGCTTCCAAAAAGGAAACGTCATAGCAAGGCTGAACAATACTAAGCCACCTACAATAAACAATAGTATGCCTAGATTAAAATTATTTTTCGTCAATAATAGCAATCCGTAAAGGAAAAATAGGCCGCCCGTTATATAGAAAATACGTTTTATCAATACAACCACTTCCACTTTTTTATTCCATCTCTATATATTACCATAAGAATTAAATCGTGAAGATGGAATGGTCCCCATCTTTTAAAAAGTTTGTTTTCAATTCCTTGCTTTTCATCATGTTATTGAGAATTACTTTTATCCAACTCTCTTAGTAATCAATTAACCTTAATATTATTAAATTCTGCCATCCTTCCAGAGTTCTCATATTCAAGATTACTTTTGATTAAACGGGTATCTCAACATTTGGAATATATCTTACTATCTTCTTATTTAATCTCCATTTACTAAAAGCGCTCCATTTTCGTTTAACACAAGGCATGTCCTTTTCACTCCTATAATCTCCTTAACTATCACTCTAAACCTCTGCTGAAAACACCATTTATTGTCAACTGTATCTATTACAAATTTTAACTAGAAAAATAGTTTAATTACTATTTTTCGGTAACGTGAAGAAATTGGGAAATAGAATCTCTTCCCTCTATCTCCACCTGAATCCTCCCTAGTCCCTATAAAAAAAGCTATTCTTACACCTTCATTTGTATTATGATGTGTATAGCTTAAATGTACAGACAGAAGGTGAATAGATTGAATACAATTAAATCACTCCGTGAAATGGATCGAAACGTTTGGATTCGTTTTGTCGGAGAAGGAATCAATGGTGTGGCATTTATGATGCTCATGCCGTTTTTCGCACTATATTTAAAGGATAAAGTTGATTCGTTAGTTCTAGTGGGAATTGTGATGGCGATTGCACCGATTGCTTCCGTTTTTGGAACGATGATTGGCGGGAAAATGGCCGATTTTTATGGAAGAAAGCCAATTATGGTTGGTTCCATGGTTGGAAACGGAATCGTTATGTTAGGATTTGTGTTTTTTGATACATTTTGGATGTTTGTCGTGTTATCTGCATTATTAGGTTTTTTTAACTCGCTTTTCCACCCCGCGGCAAGCGCTATGGTCGCGGACGTAACCGCTCCTGAAAAACGTACAGAAGCATTTGGCCTCTTACGTATGGGACATAACATTGGGGCAGCAACAGGCCCGCTATTAGGTGCTTCCATCATTTTCGTATCAAAAACAATCGTTTTTGTCATCGCAGCTGGTACAACACTTTTCTATGCCGCGATTGTTGCATTCTTTATCTATGAAACGTTGCCAAAGCAAGAAAAGAACGACTCTGCAAAACAAGAGGAAGAAAAGGAAAAGCTCCCATCACCATTTAAAGTTTTGCTTCAAGATCGACTACTGTTGCTATTCGTCTTAACAGGTGTCGTTATTTCGATGAGCTTCTCACAAACAGAAGGAATGCTGCCATTGCATTTTGACAATGAGCTAAAGCATATTCCGGAAACATTAAATCCATTCCCTTATTTAATGGCCTTTAACGGACTATTAGTCGTATTGTTTCAGTTCCCTATATCTACATGGGCAGGAAAGAAGAAAATAGGCTCTGTCATGTTATTAGGTGCCTTTTTATTCGGACTCGGTCAAATTGGCATAGCATGGTTTCCAACCTTTTTTTATTCGCAAAAAAGTGATTTTGCCATTATCTTAATTATCTTGCTCCTTGTTTATGCCGTATACACATTGGGTGAAATGATCATGAGCCCTGTTCAAATGACCTTTATTGCAAACATTGCCCCAGAACATTTACGTGGTACTTATATGGGGGCAGCAGGATTGCAATGGATTTTAGGTGGCGCGATCGGTCCGCTTATATCAGGATATCTGCTTGACCGTTCACTTGGAGTCGTTATGTTTACTATGCTTGGGGTCGGTTGTATGATTGCTGGTGTGATCTATCTACTCATTGATAAAATGACGAATACAACGTCCGCTCAAAAAGAGCAACGTCAAGCATCAATGTAAAACTCCTCAACTCATATGAACGATTCATAAACGAAACAAAAAGGTCTCAGAGTGAAAACTCTGAGATCTTTTAATGTGGAGATGTCTTCTAATCAACTCTAACTGGCTTTACATGGTGGAAATGTAGGATACATTCCATCCACCATGGCCCTCTCATCATCACTGCTTCCTATCGCGCCTCCCTTACCTCCTGTCTGGTTAAAGCATTCGAAAATCATGTCCACTTTGATTTTAAATTAAATCCGCAATGTTTTCTCCCTTTGGCTATGTGAGTGAAAGCTAGCAATTAGAAGATGCTTGAGTAATGGAAGATTACTATTGCTGAAAAAGAAAACATTTGAAAT belongs to Bacillus spongiae and includes:
- a CDS encoding YdcF family protein, which produces MIKRIFYITGGLFFLYGLLLLTKNNFNLGILLFIVGGLVLFSLAMTFPFWKHMWLQKRWFRHGTKLLIILSVTMLFIMESLILYHTNDQSNQKVDYVLVLGAGIKNGQPSLLLENRLNTAVEYLQNNISTDVIVTGGIGQGETTSEAAVMKDYLLKQGIDEARIIIEDQATSTYENIAYSIPLMEESTDTKVLIITSDFHLFRAKMIADSLDLTPYGVGASVPFPIIPVVHTREIAAIVKTLIWDI
- a CDS encoding MFS transporter — its product is MDRNVWIRFVGEGINGVAFMMLMPFFALYLKDKVDSLVLVGIVMAIAPIASVFGTMIGGKMADFYGRKPIMVGSMVGNGIVMLGFVFFDTFWMFVVLSALLGFFNSLFHPAASAMVADVTAPEKRTEAFGLLRMGHNIGAATGPLLGASIIFVSKTIVFVIAAGTTLFYAAIVAFFIYETLPKQEKNDSAKQEEEKEKLPSPFKVLLQDRLLLLFVLTGVVISMSFSQTEGMLPLHFDNELKHIPETLNPFPYLMAFNGLLVVLFQFPISTWAGKKKIGSVMLLGAFLFGLGQIGIAWFPTFFYSQKSDFAIILIILLLVYAVYTLGEMIMSPVQMTFIANIAPEHLRGTYMGAAGLQWILGGAIGPLISGYLLDRSLGVVMFTMLGVGCMIAGVIYLLIDKMTNTTSAQKEQRQASM